One genomic segment of Nerophis lumbriciformis linkage group LG20, RoL_Nlum_v2.1, whole genome shotgun sequence includes these proteins:
- the LOC133619805 gene encoding 5-hydroxytryptamine receptor 1A-beta-like — MEDANGTFDLPLNNTEEEEEEEVKLGYQVITSVLLSALILCAIFGNACVVAAIALERSLQNVANYLIGSLAVTDLTVSVLVLPMAALYQVLNRWTLGQIPCDIFISLDVLCCTSSILHLCAIALDRYWAITEPIEYMKKRTPRRAAVLISVTWLVGFSISVPPMLIMRSTANSLEEDRKNPKQCKIRQDLWYTIYSTFGAFYIPLMLMLVLYGRIFKAARFRIRRTVRKSEPKKVAHSGLASSSPALFHKKTPREAQSKSWKRSVEPRPMPCVNGAVKHEDGESLEIIEVHSGLRGNLLPGTPSTVPLFESRHEKATEAKRKIALARERKTVKTLGIIIGTFILCWLPFFIVALVMPFCQARCFMPRWLADVFNWLGYSNSLLNPIIYAYFNKDFQGAFKKIIKCHFCRP, encoded by the coding sequence ATGGAGGACGCAAACGGCACCTTCGACCTCCCTCTCAACAAcaccgaggaggaggaggaggaggaggtgaagCTGGGCTACCAAGTCATCACCTCCGTCCTCCTCAGCGCGCTCATCCTGTGCGCAATCTTCGGCAACGCCTGCGTGGTGGCGGCCATCGCGCTGGAGCGCTCCCTGCAGAACGTGGCCAACTACCTGATCGGTTCCCTCGCCGTCACCGACCTGACGGTGTCGGTGCTGGTGCTGCCCATGGCGGCGCTGTACCAGGTGCTGAACAGGTGGACCCTGGGCCAGATCCCGTGCGACATCTTCATCTCGCTGGATGTTCTCTGCTGCACCTCGTCCATCCTGCACCTGTGCGCCATCGCCTTGGACCGCTACTGGGCCATCACGGAGCCCATAGAGTACATGAAGAAGAGGACGCCTCGGAGAGCCGCGGTTCTGATCAGCGTCACTTGGTTGGTCGGGTTCTCCATCTCCGTGCCGCCCATGTTGATTATGCGCTCCACGGCGAACAGCTTGGAAGAAGACCGCAAGAACCCCAAGCAGTGCAAGATCCGACAAGACCTATGGTACACTATTTATTCCACTTTCGGGGCTTTTTACATCCCGTTGATGCTCATGCTGGTTCTGTACGGGCGGATATTCAAAGCGGCGCGGTTCCGCATCAGAAGAACCGTGCGTAAAAGCGAACCCAAGAAAGTGGCGCACTCCGGTTTAGCGTCGTCTTCCCCGGCGCTCTTCCACAAAAAGACTCCCAGGGAGGCGCAGAGTAAGAGCTGGAAGCGCAGCGTGGAGCCCCGGCCCATGCCGTGCGTCAACGGCGCGGTGAAACACGAGGATGGGGAGTCGCTGGAAATCATTGAAGTGCACAGCGGCCTGAGAGGCAACCTCCTGCCGGGGACGCCGAGCACCGTGCCGCTGTTCGAGAGCAGACACGAGAAAGCCACCGAGGCCAAGAGGAAGATCGCGCTGGCCCGGGAGCGCAAGACGGTGAAGACGCTGGGCATCATCATCGGGACCTTCATCCTCTGCTGGCTGCCCTTCTTCATCGTGGCCCTGGTCATGCCCTTCTGCCAGGCGCGCTGCTTCATGCCCCGCTGGCTGGCGGACGTCTTCAACTGGCTGGGCTACTCCAACTCCCTGCTCAACCCCATCATCTACGCCTACTTCAACAAGGACTTCCAGGGGGCTTTCAAGAAAATCATCAAGTGCCATTTCTGCAGACCCTAG
- the LOC140679639 gene encoding 5-hydroxytryptamine receptor 1A-beta-like — translation MEDANGTFDLPLNNTEEEEEEEVKLGYQVITSVLLSALILCAIFGNACVVAAIALERSLQNVANYLIGSLAVTDLTVSVLVLPMAALYQVLNRWTLGQIPCDIFISLDVLCCTSSILHLCAIALDRYWAITEPIEYMKKRTPRRAAVLISVTWLVGFSISVPPMLIMRSTANSLEEDRKNPKQCKIRQDLWYTIYSTFGAFYIPLMLMLVLYGRIFKAARFRIRRTVRKSEPKKVAHSGLASSSPALFHKKTPREAQSKSWKRSVEPRPMPCVNGAVKHEDGESLEIIEVHSGLRGNLLPGTPSTVPLFESRHEKATEAKRKIALARERKTVKTLGIIIGTFILCWLPFFIVALVMPFCQARCFMPRWLADVFNWLGYSNSLLNPIIYAYFNKDFQGAFKKIIKCHFCRP, via the coding sequence ATGGAGGACGCAAACGGCACCTTCGACCTCCCTCTCAACAAcaccgaggaggaggaggaggaggaggtgaagCTGGGCTACCAAGTCATCACCTCCGTCCTCCTCAGCGCGCTCATCCTGTGCGCAATCTTCGGCAACGCCTGCGTGGTGGCGGCCATCGCGCTGGAGCGCTCCCTGCAGAACGTGGCCAACTACCTGATCGGTTCCCTCGCCGTCACCGACCTGACGGTGTCGGTGCTGGTCCTGCCCATGGCGGCGCTGTACCAGGTGCTGAACAGGTGGACCCTGGGCCAGATCCCGTGCGACATCTTCATCTCGCTGGATGTTCTATGCTGCACCTCGTCCATCCTGCACCTGTGCGCCATCGCCTTGGACCGCTACTGGGCCATCACGGAGCCCATAGAGTACATGAAGAAGAGGACGCCTCGGAGAGCCGCGGTTCTGATCAGCGTCACTTGGTTGGTCGGGTTCTCCATCTCCGTGCCGCCCATGTTGATTATGCGCTCCACGGCGAACAGCTTGGAAGAAGACCGCAAGAACCCCAAGCAGTGCAAGATCCGACAAGACCTATGGTACACTATTTATTCCACTTTCGGGGCTTTTTACATCCCGTTGATGCTCATGCTGGTTCTGTACGGGCGGATATTCAAAGCGGCGCGGTTCCGCATCAGAAGAACCGTGCGTAAAAGCGAACCCAAGAAAGTGGCGCACTCCGGTTTGGCGTCGTCTTCCCCGGCGCTCTTCCACAAAAAGACTCCCAGGGAGGCGCAGAGTAAGAGCTGGAAGCGCAGCGTGGAGCCCCGGCCCATGCCGTGCGTCAACGGCGCGGTGAAACACGAGGATGGGGAGTCGCTGGAGATCATCGAGGTGCACAGCGGCCTGAGAGGCAACCTCCTGCCGGGGACGCCGAGCACCGTGCCGCTGTTCGAGAGCAGACACGAGAAAGCCACCGAGGCCAAGAGGAAGATCGCGCTGGCCCGGGAGCGCAAGACGGTGAAGACGCTGGGCATCATCATCGGGACCTTCATCCTCTGCTGGCTGCCCTTCTTCATCGTGGCCCTGGTCATGCCCTTCTGCCAGGCGCGCTGCTTCATGCCCCGCTGGCTGGCGGACGTCTTCAACTGGCTGGGCTACTCCAACTCCCTGCTCAACCCCATCATCTACGCCTACTTCAACAAGGACTTCCAGGGGGCTTTCAAGAAAATCATCAAGTGCCATTTCTGCAGACCCTAG